In Blautia wexlerae DSM 19850, a single window of DNA contains:
- the clpX gene encoding ATP-dependent Clp protease ATP-binding subunit ClpX produces the protein MSENYNDDEIIDSSEDTEKKRNKSEKFCFLCRRPESKAGPMIELPNNIHVCTDCMQKSFNSMNQQFNEGKFNYSDLLNMPNVSMIDLGSFQNPVQQPKKEKKKKKQEKPVLDLKNIPAPHKIKETLDQYVIGQEKAKKVMSVAVYNHYKRVATDTMDEIEIEKSNMLMIGPTGCGKTYLVKTLAKLLDVPLAIADATSLTEAGYIGDDIESVVSKLLAAADNDVERAEHGIIFIDEIDKIAKKKNTNQRDVSGEAVQQGMLKLLEGSEVEVPVGANSKNAMVPLVTVNTRNILFICGGAFPDLENIIKERLNKQASIGFYADLKDKYDNDPHLLQKVTVEDIRSFGMIPEFIGRLPIIFTLDGLNEDMLVKILQEPKNAILKQYQKLLALDEVKLEFEDGALHAIAAKALERDTGARALRAILEEYMLDIMYEIPKDDSIGEVVITREYIEGNGGPKILLRGQEPILLEGSH, from the coding sequence ATGAGCGAGAACTATAATGATGATGAAATAATAGACAGCAGCGAAGATACAGAGAAAAAGAGAAACAAATCCGAAAAATTCTGTTTTCTCTGCCGCAGACCTGAGAGCAAGGCCGGTCCGATGATCGAACTTCCCAATAACATACATGTCTGCACAGATTGTATGCAGAAGAGCTTTAATTCTATGAATCAGCAGTTTAATGAGGGTAAGTTCAATTATTCTGACCTGTTGAATATGCCGAATGTGAGTATGATCGATCTGGGCAGCTTCCAGAATCCGGTGCAGCAGCCAAAGAAAGAAAAAAAGAAAAAGAAACAGGAAAAACCGGTTCTGGATCTGAAAAATATTCCTGCTCCCCATAAGATCAAAGAAACCCTTGACCAGTATGTGATCGGTCAGGAGAAAGCCAAGAAAGTAATGTCTGTAGCGGTTTACAATCACTATAAACGTGTGGCAACAGATACAATGGATGAGATTGAAATTGAGAAATCTAATATGCTGATGATCGGACCAACCGGATGCGGTAAAACCTATCTGGTTAAAACCCTGGCGAAACTTCTGGATGTGCCGCTTGCAATTGCAGATGCCACTTCTCTTACAGAAGCCGGTTATATTGGCGATGATATAGAGAGCGTTGTTTCCAAACTTCTGGCAGCGGCAGATAATGATGTGGAGCGTGCCGAGCATGGTATTATTTTCATTGATGAGATTGACAAGATTGCCAAGAAGAAGAACACCAACCAGAGAGATGTCAGTGGTGAGGCAGTGCAGCAGGGAATGCTGAAGCTTCTTGAGGGAAGTGAGGTGGAAGTTCCTGTAGGTGCAAACAGCAAAAACGCAATGGTACCGCTTGTAACTGTTAATACACGTAATATTCTGTTTATCTGTGGCGGCGCTTTTCCTGATCTGGAGAATATCATTAAAGAAAGGCTGAACAAGCAGGCATCTATCGGTTTTTATGCAGACCTGAAGGATAAATATGATAATGATCCTCATCTGCTTCAGAAAGTAACAGTGGAGGATATCCGCAGTTTTGGAATGATTCCGGAATTTATCGGACGACTTCCAATCATCTTTACTCTGGACGGATTGAATGAGGATATGCTTGTGAAGATCCTGCAGGAGCCGAAGAATGCGATTCTTAAACAGTATCAGAAACTTCTTGCACTGGATGAAGTGAAACTGGAATTTGAAGACGGGGCGCTTCATGCAATTGCTGCGAAAGCACTGGAGAGAGATACAGGTGCCAGGGCACTTCGCGCGATACTGGAAGAGTATATGCTGGATATCATGTATGAGATTCCGAAAGATGACAGCATAGGAGAGGTTGTGATCACAAGAGAATACATAGAAGGAAACGGTGGTCCGAAGATCCTTCTTCGCGGACAGGAGCCGATCCTGCTGGAGGGTAGTCATTAA
- a CDS encoding DUF7575 domain-containing protein, producing MGTDFFDGLVKTFSKTTKELGKTTRELGARAEQTIEAQKIRSKITGEERIIEKIKVDIGDIVYRRHSQGDGIDSELSALCQEIDQHYLKIREYKDNAANLKGEKICPSCEREVDINVSFCPYCGTPCPTPEPAKNVENDTVSSDEDEDGSNEPEETPAEELQPEEPETEKAAETEPAQEQPVEETPVEKETMEEK from the coding sequence ATGGGAACAGATTTTTTTGATGGATTAGTTAAGACATTTTCAAAAACAACGAAGGAACTGGGAAAGACAACAAGAGAATTAGGTGCCCGCGCAGAGCAGACGATCGAGGCGCAGAAGATAAGAAGTAAAATCACAGGAGAAGAGCGCATTATTGAGAAAATCAAAGTTGATATCGGTGATATTGTTTACAGACGACATTCTCAGGGTGATGGAATTGATAGTGAGTTAAGTGCTTTATGTCAGGAGATTGATCAGCATTATCTGAAAATCAGGGAGTATAAGGATAATGCGGCGAACCTGAAAGGAGAGAAAATCTGCCCGTCCTGCGAGCGGGAGGTAGATATTAATGTAAGTTTCTGTCCGTATTGCGGAACGCCATGCCCGACTCCGGAACCGGCGAAGAATGTGGAAAATGACACTGTATCTTCAGATGAAGATGAAGATGGGAGTAATGAGCCGGAAGAAACACCGGCAGAAGAATTACAGCCGGAAGAACCAGAGACAGAGAAAGCAGCAGAAACAGAACCAGCACAGGAACAGCCGGTGGAAGAAACACCAGTGGAAAAAGAAACAATGGAAGAGAAGTAA
- a CDS encoding fibronectin type III domain-containing protein has protein sequence MKNRKLNQLLVAGMISAAMMTSGISVQAADFSDDTSTVEEQSVDAAEEEAPDVEDGSEFQSDAAEASSAVAVSSANFPDAKFRQYILDNIDTDKDKMLSAAEIKAAKTIDVSGLGISNLKGIESFTYATDLFAANNKLTSVNITKNTKVAYLNLSNNSLAGTLDLSKCTNLRVVKYGSNKLTKVVMPSKKYLKNLDFVDASSNKFTTQANAGLNIGDTDYVKSLSEVNASNNAITSFNCAGFQGILDLRNNKITNLKLENSKEGSQVVSLYLDGNSLSKTSSIDFTPEWIAVPQQFSCDAGVSSKVKMLKATASITSATWDQIVVNVGSSTDDASYKLEKKTGNGAYETVKTWDNGDLADAEFGEDYTDNVISTGTAYTYRVTATVQVKDANKNLRSWSNSAEVKATATGTKPAISVKSTKKGVATVSWKAVAGADGYDVYCGSSRKSQKGTVVKGTTKLTANRTKLTSGKTYYFRARAYKMVGSAKVYTGYSAVKSVKVK, from the coding sequence ATGAAAAACAGAAAATTAAATCAGTTATTAGTCGCAGGAATGATCAGTGCAGCTATGATGACTTCTGGTATCAGTGTTCAGGCTGCTGATTTTAGTGATGATACATCAACAGTAGAAGAACAGTCTGTTGACGCAGCAGAAGAGGAAGCTCCGGATGTAGAGGACGGATCTGAATTTCAGTCTGATGCTGCTGAAGCATCATCAGCAGTAGCAGTCAGTTCAGCGAACTTCCCGGATGCGAAGTTCCGCCAGTATATTTTGGACAATATTGATACAGACAAGGATAAGATGCTTTCAGCGGCAGAGATCAAAGCAGCCAAGACGATCGATGTTTCAGGACTTGGAATTTCCAACCTGAAAGGTATTGAAAGTTTTACCTATGCGACAGATCTGTTTGCGGCAAATAACAAACTTACTTCTGTAAATATTACAAAGAATACAAAAGTTGCATATCTGAATCTGAGTAATAACAGTCTTGCAGGAACTCTGGATCTCAGCAAATGCACAAATCTTCGTGTAGTGAAGTATGGAAGCAATAAACTGACAAAGGTAGTAATGCCTTCCAAGAAATATCTGAAGAACCTGGATTTCGTAGATGCAAGCTCCAATAAATTTACCACACAGGCAAATGCAGGACTGAACATCGGAGATACTGATTATGTAAAGAGTCTTTCAGAAGTCAATGCCTCCAATAATGCCATCACTTCATTTAACTGTGCCGGATTTCAGGGAATCCTTGATCTTAGAAATAATAAGATCACAAATCTGAAACTGGAAAACAGCAAGGAAGGATCTCAGGTAGTTTCCTTATACCTTGACGGAAACTCACTGAGTAAGACATCTTCTATTGACTTTACACCGGAATGGATTGCCGTACCTCAGCAGTTCAGCTGTGATGCAGGAGTTTCATCCAAGGTCAAAATGCTGAAGGCAACTGCATCTATCACATCTGCAACATGGGATCAGATCGTGGTAAACGTTGGTTCCAGTACAGATGATGCTTCTTACAAACTGGAGAAGAAAACAGGCAACGGTGCATATGAAACTGTTAAAACATGGGATAATGGTGATCTGGCTGACGCAGAGTTCGGAGAAGATTACACAGATAATGTGATTTCTACAGGAACAGCCTACACATACAGAGTTACAGCAACTGTACAGGTAAAAGATGCCAATAAGAATCTCAGATCCTGGTCAAATTCCGCAGAAGTGAAAGCTACAGCAACAGGTACAAAGCCGGCAATCTCTGTGAAGTCCACCAAAAAAGGTGTGGCAACCGTAAGCTGGAAGGCTGTTGCAGGTGCAGACGGATATGATGTTTACTGTGGATCATCCAGGAAATCCCAGAAGGGTACGGTTGTAAAAGGAACTACAAAGCTGACCGCAAATAGGACAAAACTGACAAGTGGTAAAACTTATTATTTCAGAGCACGCGCATATAAGATGGTAGGATCTGCCAAGGTATATACAGGTTACAGTGCAGTGAAGAGCGTGAAAGTCAAATAA
- a CDS encoding carbamoyl phosphate synthase small subunit, translating into MKAFLILEDGHVFKGTSIGSTRDVISEIVFNTSMTGYLEVMTDPSYAGQAVCMTYPLIGNYGICYDDQESSKPWVDGFIVRELSRVPSNFRSVDTIQHFLTKHDIPGIAGIDTRALTKILREKGTMNGMITVNENYDLDTIIPQLKAYTTGKVVEKVTCREKEILKGDGPKVALLDLGAKRNIARSLNERGCEVTIYPALTPAEEILEANPDGIMLSNGPGDPKECTSIIKEIKKLYDSEVPIFAICLGHQLMALATGGDTHKMKYGHRGGNHPVKDLATGRVYISSQNHGYVVDAEGLEEKNIAKPAFVNVNDGTNEGMAYEGKNIFTVQFHPEACPGPQDSSYLFDRFMDMMGGNK; encoded by the coding sequence ATGAAAGCATTTCTGATATTAGAAGATGGCCATGTGTTCAAAGGTACAAGCATTGGTTCAACGAGAGACGTTATCAGCGAAATCGTCTTTAATACTTCCATGACCGGTTATCTGGAAGTAATGACCGACCCTTCCTATGCAGGACAGGCAGTATGTATGACTTATCCCCTCATTGGGAATTACGGAATCTGTTATGATGACCAGGAGTCATCAAAGCCATGGGTGGACGGCTTTATTGTCCGCGAATTATCCCGTGTCCCAAGTAATTTCAGAAGCGTGGACACGATTCAGCATTTCTTAACAAAGCATGATATTCCAGGTATTGCCGGAATTGATACCAGAGCCTTAACGAAAATCCTTCGTGAGAAAGGTACCATGAACGGTATGATCACCGTCAATGAAAATTATGATTTAGATACAATTATCCCCCAGTTAAAAGCATATACAACAGGTAAGGTAGTAGAGAAGGTAACATGCCGCGAGAAAGAGATTTTAAAAGGCGACGGTCCGAAAGTAGCACTTCTTGACCTGGGAGCAAAGAGAAACATTGCACGTTCCCTGAATGAAAGAGGATGTGAGGTTACAATTTATCCGGCACTGACACCTGCGGAAGAGATCCTGGAGGCAAATCCGGATGGCATTATGTTAAGTAACGGCCCTGGAGACCCAAAGGAATGTACTTCTATTATAAAGGAAATAAAAAAATTATATGATTCTGAAGTTCCGATCTTTGCAATCTGTCTTGGACATCAGCTGATGGCACTTGCAACAGGCGGAGATACCCATAAGATGAAATACGGACACAGAGGCGGAAACCATCCGGTCAAAGACCTTGCAACAGGACGTGTTTACATTTCTTCACAGAACCATGGCTATGTAGTAGATGCTGAGGGACTTGAAGAGAAAAACATTGCAAAACCTGCATTCGTTAACGTCAATGACGGCACAAACGAAGGTATGGCATACGAAGGAAAGAATATCTTTACAGTACAGTTCCATCCTGAAGCATGCCCGGGACCGCAGGATTCCAGTTACCTGTTTGACAGATTTATGGATATGATGGGAGGAAATAAATAA
- the carB gene encoding carbamoyl-phosphate synthase large subunit, which yields MPRNKDIKKVLVIGSGPIIIGQAAEFDYAGTQACRSLKEEGIEVVLLNSNPATIMTDKDIADRVYIEPLTVEVVEQLILKEKPDSVLPTLGGQAGLNLAMELDEKGFLKEHNIRLIGTTAQTIKKAEDRQEFKDTMEKIGEPIAASKVVTTVEDGLAFTNTIGYPVVLRPAYTLGGSGGGIAHNEYELREILENGLRLSRVGEVLVERCIAGWKEIEYEVMRDSAGNCITVCNMENIDPVGVHTGDSIVVAPSQTLGDKEYQMLRTSALNIITELGITGGCNVQYALKPDSFEYCVIEVNPRVSRSSALASKATGYPIAKVAAKIALGYTLDEIPNAITGKTYASFEPMLDYCVVKIPRLPFDKFITAKRTLTTQMKATGEVMSICHNFEGALMKAIRSLEQHVDSLMSYDFTQLTDEELLAELEIVDDRRIWKIAEAIRRGMPQSMLHDITKIDIWFIDKIAILVGMENALKTRKLTKELLLEAKRMEFPDYIVARLAGKTEEEIKALREEYQIKAAYKMVDTCAAEFAAATPYYYSVYGDEGTENEAVATPDKKKILVLGSGPIRIGQGIEFDFCSVHCTWAFAKEGYETIIINNNPETVSTDFDIADKLYFEPLTPEDVENVVNIEKPDGAVVQFGGQTAIKLTEALTKMGVKILGTSAENVDAAEDRELFDEILEKCEIPRPKGQTVFTAEEAKKAANELGYPVLVRPSYVLGGQGMRIAVSDEDVEEYIGVINQIAQEHPILVDKYLMGKEIEVDAVCDGEDILIPGIMEHIERAGIHSGDSISVYPAKTISEKAKETIAEYTRRLARALHVIGMINIQFIVLGDDVYVIEVNPRSSRTVPYISKVTGIPIVPLATKVILGYKLKDMGYEPGLQPEAKHYAIKMPVFSFEKIRGADISLGPEMKSTGECLGIAETFNEALYKAFIGAGIRLPKHKNMIITVKDEDKQDIIPIARRFEALGYRIYATLGTAKVLKENGIKVIRTNKLEQPAPNLMDLILGHKIDVVIDTPPQGVEHQKDGFVIRRNAIETGVNVLTSLDTAEALATSLENTDLNNLSLIDIATIARR from the coding sequence ATGCCAAGAAATAAAGACATTAAAAAAGTACTTGTAATTGGTTCCGGCCCGATTATCATCGGCCAGGCAGCAGAGTTTGACTATGCAGGAACACAGGCATGCCGTTCCCTGAAGGAAGAAGGCATTGAGGTTGTTCTTCTTAACTCCAACCCTGCAACCATCATGACAGATAAAGATATCGCTGACAGAGTTTATATCGAGCCTCTGACAGTAGAAGTAGTAGAACAGCTTATCCTGAAAGAGAAACCGGACAGTGTCCTTCCTACACTGGGCGGCCAGGCGGGATTAAACCTTGCCATGGAGCTGGATGAGAAAGGTTTCCTCAAAGAACACAATATAAGACTGATCGGTACAACTGCCCAGACAATCAAGAAAGCGGAGGACCGTCAGGAATTTAAAGACACCATGGAGAAGATCGGTGAGCCGATCGCAGCATCCAAGGTTGTTACAACAGTAGAAGATGGTCTTGCATTTACAAACACCATTGGTTATCCGGTAGTTCTCCGTCCTGCTTACACACTCGGTGGAAGCGGCGGCGGTATCGCTCATAATGAATATGAACTTCGTGAAATCCTGGAGAATGGTCTTCGTCTTTCACGTGTAGGTGAAGTTCTGGTAGAGCGCTGCATCGCAGGATGGAAAGAGATTGAATATGAAGTAATGCGTGACAGCGCAGGAAACTGCATCACAGTCTGCAACATGGAGAACATTGATCCGGTTGGTGTCCACACAGGTGACTCTATCGTAGTTGCTCCATCTCAGACACTGGGAGATAAAGAATATCAGATGCTCCGTACTTCAGCCCTGAACATCATCACAGAACTTGGAATCACAGGTGGATGTAACGTTCAGTACGCTCTGAAACCGGACAGCTTTGAATACTGTGTAATCGAGGTAAACCCGCGTGTAAGCCGTTCCTCTGCACTTGCAAGTAAGGCAACAGGTTACCCGATCGCAAAGGTTGCAGCAAAGATTGCCCTGGGTTACACACTGGATGAGATCCCGAATGCGATCACAGGAAAAACATATGCAAGTTTCGAGCCAATGCTTGACTACTGCGTAGTTAAGATCCCGAGACTTCCATTTGATAAATTTATTACTGCAAAGAGAACCCTTACTACTCAGATGAAGGCAACAGGTGAGGTTATGAGTATCTGCCATAACTTCGAAGGTGCCCTGATGAAGGCCATCCGTTCTCTTGAGCAGCACGTAGACAGTCTGATGTCCTATGATTTCACACAGCTTACAGACGAGGAACTCCTTGCAGAGCTGGAAATCGTAGATGACCGCAGAATCTGGAAGATTGCAGAAGCAATCCGTCGTGGTATGCCACAGTCCATGCTTCACGACATCACAAAGATTGATATCTGGTTTATCGATAAGATTGCAATCCTTGTAGGCATGGAAAATGCTCTTAAGACCAGAAAGCTCACAAAAGAGCTTCTCCTTGAAGCAAAACGCATGGAATTCCCGGACTACATCGTTGCACGTCTGGCAGGCAAGACAGAAGAAGAGATTAAAGCTCTTCGTGAAGAATACCAGATCAAAGCAGCATACAAGATGGTTGATACCTGTGCAGCAGAATTTGCTGCAGCAACACCATATTACTATTCTGTATACGGCGATGAAGGCACAGAGAATGAAGCAGTAGCAACACCGGATAAAAAGAAAATCCTGGTACTTGGTTCCGGTCCGATCCGTATCGGTCAGGGTATTGAGTTCGACTTCTGTTCCGTACACTGTACATGGGCATTTGCAAAAGAAGGCTATGAGACCATCATCATCAACAACAACCCGGAAACAGTAAGTACAGACTTTGATATTGCAGATAAACTGTATTTCGAGCCTCTGACACCGGAAGATGTTGAGAATGTAGTAAATATCGAGAAACCGGACGGAGCAGTTGTACAGTTCGGTGGTCAGACAGCTATCAAATTAACAGAAGCACTGACAAAGATGGGCGTTAAGATTCTCGGAACATCTGCGGAGAACGTAGATGCAGCAGAGGACCGTGAGCTCTTTGATGAGATTCTTGAAAAATGTGAGATCCCGAGACCAAAGGGACAGACAGTATTTACTGCTGAGGAAGCTAAGAAAGCAGCAAATGAGCTGGGTTATCCTGTTCTGGTTCGTCCTTCCTATGTACTTGGTGGTCAGGGCATGAGAATCGCTGTAAGCGATGAGGACGTAGAAGAGTATATCGGTGTGATCAACCAGATCGCACAGGAGCACCCGATCCTTGTTGATAAATACCTGATGGGTAAGGAAATCGAAGTAGATGCTGTATGCGATGGCGAGGATATCCTGATTCCTGGTATTATGGAACATATCGAGCGTGCCGGAATCCACTCCGGTGACAGTATTTCCGTATACCCGGCTAAGACCATCAGCGAGAAAGCAAAAGAGACAATTGCAGAATACACCAGACGTCTTGCAAGAGCACTGCATGTTATCGGTATGATCAACATCCAGTTCATTGTTCTTGGAGATGATGTATATGTGATCGAGGTTAATCCTCGTTCCAGCCGTACTGTACCGTACATCAGCAAGGTAACAGGAATTCCGATTGTTCCTCTTGCAACGAAGGTAATCCTTGGATACAAGCTGAAAGACATGGGCTATGAACCGGGACTTCAGCCGGAAGCAAAACACTATGCGATCAAGATGCCTGTATTCTCATTTGAGAAGATCCGCGGTGCTGATATCAGTCTTGGACCGGAAATGAAGTCAACAGGTGAGTGCCTTGGTATTGCTGAGACATTCAATGAAGCGCTTTACAAAGCATTTATCGGAGCTGGTATCCGTCTTCCGAAACACAAAAACATGATCATCACTGTTAAAGACGAAGACAAACAGGATATCATTCCTATCGCAAGAAGATTCGAAGCACTTGGATACAGAATCTATGCTACACTGGGAACTGCAAAAGTCCTCAAAGAAAACGGAATCAAAGTTATCCGTACAAATAAGCTGGAGCAGCCTGCACCGAACCTTATGGACCTTATCCTTGGTCATAAGATCGACGTTGTCATTGATACTCCACCACAGGGCGTAGAACATCAGAAAGATGGTTTCGTCATCAGACGTAACGCCATCGAGACAGGTGTCAATGTCCTTACTTCTCTGGATACAGCAGAAGCACTGGCAACCAGTCTTGAGAACACAGACCTGAACAATTTATCTCTTATTGATATTGCTACGATTGCAAGAAGATAA
- a CDS encoding undecaprenyl-diphosphate phosphatase has product MDFIELLKVIFLGIVEGITEWLPISSTGHMILVDEFLKLNVTEDFKNLFFVVIQLGAILAVVVLYWNKLWPFYIRPISKKQQAVLNRHGAVSRGILTFVEKFCDKEKWVLWFKIIVACIPTIVIALPFNDVIEEKFNNYVVVAIALIVYGILFIVIENYNKRRRATCTNLENLSFKTALIIGLFQVLSVVPGTSRSGSTIIGGILAGTSRTVAAEFTFFLGIPVMFGASLLKILKFGFSFTGTEVMILIVGMVVAFVVSIIAIKFLMGYIKKHDFKAFGWYRIALGILVLGYFIGKTLLGCK; this is encoded by the coding sequence ATGGATTTTATTGAACTGTTAAAGGTCATTTTCCTTGGGATTGTAGAGGGAATTACAGAATGGCTCCCGATCAGCAGTACCGGACATATGATCCTGGTGGATGAGTTCCTGAAACTGAATGTGACAGAGGATTTTAAGAATCTGTTTTTCGTAGTGATCCAGCTTGGCGCGATCCTCGCGGTTGTAGTTCTCTACTGGAACAAATTGTGGCCGTTTTATATCAGACCAATTTCAAAGAAACAGCAGGCAGTGCTTAACAGGCATGGTGCAGTATCCAGAGGAATTCTTACTTTTGTGGAGAAGTTCTGTGATAAAGAGAAATGGGTACTCTGGTTTAAAATTATAGTAGCCTGTATACCGACGATTGTTATCGCACTTCCGTTTAATGATGTCATTGAAGAGAAATTTAATAACTATGTAGTAGTTGCCATTGCACTGATCGTATATGGTATCCTCTTCATTGTCATTGAGAATTATAACAAGAGAAGAAGAGCAACCTGTACAAATCTGGAAAATCTGTCATTTAAGACTGCACTCATCATCGGTCTGTTCCAGGTACTCTCCGTAGTTCCGGGTACATCCCGTTCAGGTTCCACCATTATCGGTGGTATCCTTGCAGGAACCTCCCGTACAGTAGCAGCAGAATTTACCTTCTTCCTGGGAATCCCGGTCATGTTCGGAGCCAGTCTTCTGAAAATCCTGAAATTCGGTTTCTCTTTCACAGGAACAGAGGTGATGATCCTGATCGTGGGAATGGTAGTGGCATTTGTAGTTTCCATTATCGCGATCAAATTCCTGATGGGATACATAAAGAAACATGACTTTAAGGCATTCGGATGGTACAGAATCGCACTTGGTATTCTGGTGCTTGGATACTTTATCGGAAAAACACTTCTTGGTTGTAAATAA
- a CDS encoding substrate-binding domain-containing protein encodes MNKLYTAQEVADRLKIKKTTVYELIKRGELESSKIGKQLRVSEEQLTQYLNRSSSGNSESGQDIPYTSVNFEPESSLLKRDYLLHSSGIILGGQTSAALELLLGKMSAHPDGLPVLQSHMNDYNGLYSLYFEKAHIAATSLDIDDIRHLVPGIPLILLSLYKYSVGFYVQAGNPEKISSVEDLTDPKVVFMNREKGSARRVYLDRLLKERGISSEKISGYRNEAVSDMSSASAVFERRANVAFGEEMIARYFPGLDFVPVTDMQMYLAIPAESVRKPGFSALVEIVQSEDFKTEIHHLTGYDTSYTGEMICI; translated from the coding sequence ATGAATAAACTTTACACAGCTCAGGAGGTCGCAGACCGTCTGAAGATCAAAAAGACAACGGTCTATGAACTTATCAAGCGCGGTGAGCTGGAATCTTCCAAAATCGGAAAACAACTCAGGGTCAGCGAAGAGCAGTTGACACAGTATCTTAACAGAAGCAGTTCCGGCAATTCCGAAAGCGGGCAGGATATTCCATACACTTCTGTTAATTTTGAACCTGAGAGCTCTCTGCTGAAGAGAGATTATCTGCTTCATTCCAGTGGTATCATTTTAGGCGGCCAGACTTCTGCCGCCCTGGAGCTTCTTCTCGGCAAAATGTCCGCTCATCCTGATGGCCTTCCTGTCCTGCAGTCTCATATGAATGACTATAACGGACTTTATTCCCTGTATTTCGAAAAGGCACATATCGCTGCTACCAGTCTGGATATAGATGATATCCGTCACCTGGTTCCCGGAATCCCGCTGATACTTCTTTCTTTATATAAATACTCTGTCGGCTTCTATGTACAGGCCGGAAATCCTGAGAAGATTTCTTCTGTGGAGGACCTGACGGATCCGAAAGTTGTTTTTATGAATCGTGAAAAGGGAAGTGCCCGCAGGGTTTATCTGGACCGTCTGTTAAAAGAACGGGGAATCTCTTCTGAAAAGATCAGCGGATACAGAAATGAAGCTGTCTCTGATATGTCATCTGCATCTGCTGTTTTTGAGCGCAGAGCAAATGTTGCTTTTGGAGAAGAAATGATCGCACGTTATTTTCCGGGACTTGATTTCGTCCCTGTGACTGATATGCAGATGTATCTGGCAATTCCTGCGGAATCTGTGAGAAAGCCGGGGTTCTCTGCTCTTGTGGAAATTGTACAGTCTGAAGATTTCAAAACTGAGATTCATCATCTGACAGGTTATGATACCTCTTATACCGGCGAAATGATCTGCATATAA
- a CDS encoding TOBE domain-containing protein, protein MKLSARNQLKGKVVSINNGAVNSIVSIDIGGGNIITATISCAAVEELNLKVGSDAYAVIKATNVMVGIDE, encoded by the coding sequence ATGAAATTAAGTGCACGCAATCAGTTAAAAGGGAAAGTAGTAAGTATCAATAACGGAGCTGTAAACTCCATCGTTTCTATTGATATCGGCGGTGGAAACATTATCACAGCAACCATCTCCTGTGCAGCAGTTGAAGAATTAAACCTGAAAGTAGGTTCTGATGCTTATGCAGTGATCAAGGCTACTAATGTCATGGTAGGTATTGATGAATAA